The Micromonospora sp. M71_S20 genome has a window encoding:
- the glgA gene encoding glycogen synthase, translating to MNDSAGLRVDLLTREYPPEVYGGAGVHVEYLARELRRLADVRVHCFGAPRTEAGVTAYAEPAGLTGANAALRTMGVDLEMAAACAGTDVVHSHTWYANLAGHAAKLLHGVPHVVTAHSLEPLRPWKAEQLGGGYALSSWCERTAFEAADAVVAVSEGMRRDVLTAYPAVHPDRVRVVHNGIDTAQYAPDHGTDVVDRLGIDPARPSVVYVGRITRQKGLPYLLRAARDLPADTQLVLLAGAPDTPEIAAEVEGLVGELRANRSGVVWVAEMLPKHEVIQVLTHATVFVCPSVYEPMGIVNLEAMACETAVVATATGGIPEVVADGETGLLVPIEQATDGSGRPLDPDRFVANLAAAMNEMLADPVKTADFGRAGRRRAVEHFSWDAIAARTLELYRSLLV from the coding sequence ATGAACGACTCCGCCGGGCTGCGCGTCGACCTGCTGACCCGTGAGTACCCGCCCGAGGTGTACGGCGGCGCCGGTGTGCACGTCGAGTACCTGGCCCGGGAGCTGCGCCGGCTCGCCGACGTGCGGGTGCACTGCTTCGGCGCGCCGCGCACCGAGGCGGGTGTCACCGCGTACGCCGAACCGGCGGGCCTGACCGGCGCGAACGCCGCGCTGCGGACGATGGGCGTGGACCTGGAGATGGCGGCGGCGTGCGCCGGCACCGACGTGGTGCACAGCCACACCTGGTACGCCAACCTGGCGGGGCACGCCGCGAAGCTGCTGCACGGCGTGCCGCACGTGGTGACCGCGCACAGCCTGGAGCCGCTGCGGCCGTGGAAGGCCGAGCAGCTCGGCGGCGGCTACGCGCTCTCCTCCTGGTGCGAGCGCACGGCGTTCGAGGCGGCCGACGCGGTCGTCGCGGTCAGCGAGGGGATGCGGCGCGACGTGCTGACCGCCTACCCGGCGGTGCACCCGGACAGGGTCCGGGTGGTGCACAACGGCATCGACACGGCGCAGTACGCCCCGGACCACGGCACGGACGTGGTGGACCGGCTCGGCATCGACCCGGCCCGGCCGAGCGTCGTGTACGTGGGGCGGATCACCCGGCAGAAGGGGCTGCCCTACCTGCTGCGCGCGGCGCGCGACCTGCCGGCGGACACCCAGCTGGTGCTGCTCGCCGGCGCACCGGACACCCCGGAGATCGCCGCCGAGGTGGAGGGCCTGGTGGGCGAGCTGCGGGCGAACCGGTCGGGCGTGGTGTGGGTGGCCGAGATGCTGCCGAAGCACGAGGTGATCCAGGTGCTCACCCACGCCACGGTCTTCGTCTGCCCCTCCGTCTACGAGCCGATGGGCATCGTCAACCTGGAGGCGATGGCCTGCGAGACGGCGGTGGTGGCCACCGCCACCGGCGGCATCCCCGAGGTGGTCGCCGACGGGGAGACCGGGCTGCTGGTCCCCATCGAGCAGGCCACCGACGGCTCCGGCAGGCCGCTGGACCCGGACCGCTTCGTGGCCAACCTGGCGGCGGCGATGAACGAGATGCTCGCCGACCCGGTGAAGACCGCCGACTTCGGCCGGGCCGGGCGGCGGCGCGCCGTCGAACACTTCTCCTGGGACGCCATCGCCGCCCGCACTCTCGAGCTCTACCGCTCGCTGCTGGTGTAG
- the glgC gene encoding glucose-1-phosphate adenylyltransferase, whose product MAAKVLAIVLAGGEGKRLMPLTTDRAKPAVPFGGMYRMVDFVLSNLANAGYLKIVVLTQYKSHSLDRHITKTWRMSTLLGNYVTPVPAQQRRGPWWFAGSADAIYQSFNLIHDEQPDHVIVFGADHIYRMDPRQMVEDHIASGAGVTVAGIRQPLSMADQFGVIEVGEDGRRIRAFREKPTDAVGLPDAPDQIYASMGNYVFSTKALCEAVERDAEDKTSKHDMGGSIIPMLVERGEANVYDFRDNEVPGSTDRDRGYWRDVGTLDSFYDAHMDLINVHPVFNLYNFEWPIYTGQLTYPPAKFVHQWGERVGRAVASMVSPGAVISGSLVENSVVSPKVKVHSWAHVDGAVLMEGVDIGRHAVVRRAILDKNVVVPEGAEIGVDLEKDRQRYTVSDNGIVVIGKGQKVEP is encoded by the coding sequence ATGGCTGCCAAGGTGCTCGCGATCGTCCTGGCCGGCGGAGAAGGCAAGCGCCTCATGCCGCTCACCACGGACCGGGCCAAGCCGGCCGTCCCGTTCGGCGGGATGTACCGCATGGTCGACTTCGTCCTGTCCAACCTGGCGAACGCCGGCTATCTCAAGATCGTCGTGCTGACCCAGTACAAGTCCCACTCGCTGGACCGGCACATCACCAAGACGTGGCGGATGTCGACCCTGCTCGGCAACTACGTCACCCCCGTGCCGGCGCAGCAGCGCCGCGGCCCGTGGTGGTTCGCCGGCTCCGCCGACGCGATCTACCAGAGCTTCAACCTCATCCACGACGAGCAGCCCGACCACGTGATCGTCTTCGGCGCCGACCACATCTACCGGATGGACCCGCGGCAGATGGTGGAGGACCACATCGCCTCCGGCGCCGGCGTCACCGTGGCCGGCATCCGGCAGCCGCTGTCGATGGCCGACCAGTTCGGCGTCATCGAGGTCGGCGAGGACGGCCGGCGGATCCGCGCGTTCCGCGAGAAGCCCACCGACGCGGTCGGCCTGCCCGACGCGCCCGACCAGATCTACGCCTCGATGGGCAACTACGTGTTCAGCACCAAGGCGCTCTGCGAGGCGGTCGAGCGCGACGCGGAGGACAAGACCAGCAAGCACGACATGGGCGGCAGCATCATTCCGATGCTCGTCGAGCGCGGCGAGGCCAACGTCTACGACTTCCGCGACAACGAGGTGCCCGGCAGCACCGACCGGGACCGCGGCTACTGGCGCGACGTGGGGACGCTCGACTCCTTCTACGACGCCCACATGGACCTGATCAACGTGCACCCGGTGTTCAACCTCTACAACTTCGAGTGGCCCATCTACACCGGGCAGCTGACCTACCCGCCGGCCAAGTTCGTGCACCAGTGGGGCGAGCGGGTCGGCCGGGCGGTCGCCTCGATGGTCTCGCCCGGCGCGGTGATCTCCGGCTCGCTGGTGGAGAACTCGGTCGTCTCGCCCAAGGTGAAGGTGCACTCCTGGGCGCACGTGGACGGCGCGGTGCTGATGGAGGGGGTCGACATCGGCCGGCACGCGGTCGTACGCCGGGCCATCCTCGACAAGAACGTGGTCGTGCCCGAGGGCGCGGAGATCGGCGTCGACCTGGAGAAGGACCGGCAGCGCTACACCGTCTCCGACAACGGCATCGTGGTGATCGGCAAGGGACAGAAGGTGGAACCGTGA
- a CDS encoding helix-turn-helix domain-containing protein, with the protein MSGTGRRVTGLPVGRRVAQWRVRRNMTQQQFADRLGKSKSWVDKVERGVRPLERMSNLREVAEVLRIDMEVLLAERIGQPDVAVAGVARIRAALARYHVEASSRPPDVAKVRARLDHAEQSYRHARYPILLGLLPGLLDAAREARVARPGRAADELLVSAYGLVALVLVKVGQGELAWLAADRGMAVALTTDDARLAAVATVPLSQALRAVGRRRSAMETALVAARRLPPRESAEGALSPGGDGAPSLRVTLLLQAALAAASRGDERRVAGLLDQAAVAVGGGFGRASVEAARVVAEAAVGDVQAATVRHERLVCGEQWRWLQPEHRAAYLLDVARVHALAGDMVRAGRALLDAERTARSEVHDRPAVRDLVATVARYAAAPTGLARLAAALHVT; encoded by the coding sequence GTGAGCGGGACGGGCCGGCGGGTGACCGGCCTGCCGGTGGGCCGGCGGGTCGCCCAGTGGCGGGTACGGCGCAACATGACCCAGCAGCAGTTCGCCGACCGTCTCGGCAAGTCGAAGAGCTGGGTGGACAAGGTCGAGCGCGGAGTGCGCCCACTGGAACGGATGTCCAACCTGCGGGAGGTCGCCGAGGTGCTGCGGATCGACATGGAGGTTCTGCTCGCGGAGCGGATCGGGCAACCGGACGTCGCCGTTGCCGGTGTGGCGCGGATCCGGGCCGCCCTGGCCCGCTACCACGTCGAGGCGTCGTCCCGGCCGCCCGACGTCGCGAAGGTGCGGGCCCGCCTCGATCATGCCGAGCAGAGCTACCGGCACGCCCGGTATCCGATCCTGCTCGGCCTGCTGCCCGGGTTGCTCGACGCCGCCCGCGAGGCGCGGGTTGCCCGCCCCGGCCGGGCTGCCGACGAGCTGCTGGTGTCCGCGTACGGGCTCGTCGCCCTGGTGCTGGTCAAGGTCGGTCAGGGAGAGTTGGCGTGGCTGGCCGCCGACCGGGGGATGGCCGTGGCGCTGACCACGGACGACGCGCGGCTGGCCGCCGTTGCCACCGTACCGCTGAGTCAGGCGTTGCGGGCCGTCGGTCGGCGGCGCTCCGCGATGGAGACGGCGCTCGTGGCCGCCCGCCGTCTCCCGCCGCGCGAGTCGGCCGAGGGTGCCCTGTCGCCGGGCGGTGACGGTGCCCCGTCGCTGCGCGTGACGTTGCTGCTCCAGGCGGCGCTCGCCGCTGCCAGCCGGGGAGACGAGCGCCGGGTGGCTGGCCTGCTCGACCAGGCCGCGGTAGCGGTCGGCGGCGGCTTCGGCCGGGCGTCGGTCGAGGCGGCGCGGGTGGTGGCCGAGGCCGCCGTCGGAGACGTGCAGGCGGCGACGGTACGGCACGAGCGGCTGGTCTGCGGTGAGCAGTGGCGGTGGCTGCAGCCCGAGCACCGGGCGGCGTACCTGCTCGACGTGGCCCGCGTACATGCTCTCGCCGGCGACATGGTCCGGGCGGGGCGGGCGCTGCTGGACGCCGAACGCACCGCGCGCAGCGAGGTGCACGACCGGCCGGCGGTGCGCGACCTGGTCGCCACCGTGGCCCGGTACGCCGCCGCTCCCACCGGCCTGGCCCGCCTCGCTGCCGCCCTGCACGTCACCTGA
- a CDS encoding AbrB/MazE/SpoVT family DNA-binding domain-containing protein: protein MKLNSKGQVTIPAALRARHGLHEGDEVDEVDVVEEGGALRIVRVSGAETRGQRLVRHMRGRGGAKQTSGMSTDELMELLRGE, encoded by the coding sequence ATGAAACTCAACAGCAAGGGCCAGGTCACGATCCCGGCCGCGTTGCGGGCCCGACACGGGCTGCACGAGGGCGACGAGGTCGACGAGGTCGACGTCGTGGAGGAGGGCGGTGCGCTGCGGATCGTCCGGGTGAGTGGCGCGGAGACCAGGGGTCAGCGCCTGGTCCGGCACATGCGCGGTCGCGGCGGTGCGAAGCAGACCAGCGGAATGTCCACCGACGAGCTGATGGAGCTGCTACGTGGGGAGTGA
- a CDS encoding glycosyltransferase produces the protein MRVGIDATTVRPGHSAGIEAFCYGLLDGLAATEHELTVHVLGGTGDDWRQRVASNRVAWSEVRTTLRTDNTVGRLLRRHTPGAVASSLVLRRTVNLVRQWSRPRTSDADVMLHPFAAAPAHGDPAVIVLHDLRHLHPEHGSAGYAEVIRRNVARAAAVVVSWPHPYAQAVRAFPEARERIALIPLPAFHSSAGPSAEPEPGLLLYPSSTARLKNHATLLEAMALLPECRLLCPGPLVEPEASRLLARADQPDLRGRVSFPGFVSTTELASLYARASAVVVPSLWEAASGAMLEAFSWGLPVACADSEPLLAQLDFTGADAAVFAARDPAALAHAVRRVLSDPGHYARSSRAAGTLLSGRTWADTAADYTAVLEWVVAGRPGPMPRSAFADALTREGTR, from the coding sequence GTGAGGGTAGGCATCGACGCCACCACGGTGCGACCTGGGCACTCCGCCGGGATCGAGGCGTTCTGCTACGGCCTGCTCGACGGCCTGGCCGCCACCGAACACGAACTGACCGTGCATGTGCTCGGCGGCACCGGGGACGATTGGCGCCAGCGGGTGGCCTCGAACCGGGTCGCCTGGTCCGAGGTTCGAACGACGTTGCGCACGGACAACACGGTTGGCCGTCTGCTGCGCCGGCACACTCCCGGGGCCGTCGCATCCTCGCTGGTGCTGCGCCGCACCGTGAACCTGGTGCGTCAGTGGAGCCGGCCCCGGACGTCCGACGCAGACGTGATGCTGCACCCGTTCGCCGCGGCGCCGGCCCATGGCGACCCGGCGGTCATCGTGCTGCACGACCTGCGTCACCTCCACCCCGAGCACGGCTCGGCGGGCTACGCGGAGGTCATCCGCCGAAACGTGGCCCGCGCCGCCGCCGTGGTGGTCTCCTGGCCGCACCCGTACGCCCAGGCGGTGCGGGCGTTCCCCGAGGCGCGGGAGCGGATCGCGCTGATCCCGCTGCCGGCCTTTCACTCGTCGGCGGGGCCGTCCGCCGAGCCCGAGCCGGGGCTGCTGCTGTACCCGTCGTCCACCGCCCGACTGAAGAACCACGCCACGCTGCTGGAGGCCATGGCGCTGCTGCCCGAATGCCGCCTCCTCTGCCCCGGGCCGCTGGTGGAGCCCGAGGCAAGCCGCTTACTCGCCCGCGCCGACCAGCCCGACCTGCGGGGCCGGGTTTCGTTTCCCGGCTTCGTGAGCACCACCGAACTGGCGTCGCTGTATGCCCGCGCCAGCGCCGTGGTGGTGCCGTCCCTGTGGGAGGCGGCAAGCGGGGCGATGCTGGAGGCGTTCAGCTGGGGGCTGCCCGTCGCTTGCGCCGACTCCGAGCCACTGCTCGCCCAGCTCGACTTCACCGGAGCGGACGCGGCAGTCTTCGCCGCCCGCGACCCTGCCGCCCTCGCGCATGCGGTGCGGCGGGTCCTATCCGACCCCGGGCACTACGCGCGCTCGTCCCGGGCGGCGGGGACACTCCTCAGCGGACGGACCTGGGCCGACACGGCAGCCGACTACACGGCCGTACTGGAGTGGGTGGTTGCCGGCCGGCCCGGCCCGATGCCCCGGTCGGCGTTCGCCGACGCCCTGACTCGTGAAGGAACTCGATGA
- a CDS encoding NAD(+)/NADH kinase produces the protein MDRSRLGLVLHPTRDVSAVVDTIVAWAARHQISLAVRVEDRHRVPATVEPLPVGEVAVRSDALIAIGGDGTMLGALRSAVHDPKPVLGVHVGKVGFLVEVEPPELPTALDRLVAHDFTVESHSCLACDVCGDDLVAFNDIALIRQPGSGFVSASLAVDGQQYGYYRCDALVVSTPTGSTAYSYAAGGPLVSPATEAVVVTPSAPMAGISRALVLSPHETVRLQLREGSGPVAVEVDGLVIRDAATEGVVQIRYRHDAGLVVRLDPRRYQERNQLKLSLLDLPLLPEQLRELLPEGLRERFNRRELPPPR, from the coding sequence ATGGACCGGAGCCGGCTCGGGCTGGTGCTGCATCCCACCCGGGACGTCTCCGCGGTGGTCGACACCATCGTGGCCTGGGCTGCCCGGCACCAGATCTCCCTGGCCGTACGCGTGGAGGACCGGCACCGCGTGCCGGCCACGGTCGAGCCGCTGCCGGTGGGCGAGGTGGCCGTCCGGTCGGACGCGCTGATCGCCATCGGCGGCGACGGGACGATGCTCGGCGCGTTGCGGTCGGCCGTGCACGATCCGAAGCCGGTGCTCGGCGTGCACGTCGGCAAGGTCGGCTTCCTCGTCGAGGTGGAGCCACCGGAGTTGCCGACGGCCCTGGACCGGCTGGTGGCGCACGACTTCACGGTGGAGAGCCACAGCTGCCTGGCCTGTGACGTCTGCGGCGACGACCTCGTCGCGTTCAACGACATCGCGCTGATCCGCCAGCCCGGTTCCGGCTTCGTCAGCGCCTCCCTCGCCGTCGACGGGCAGCAGTACGGGTACTACCGCTGCGACGCGCTGGTGGTCAGCACCCCGACCGGCTCGACCGCCTACAGCTACGCCGCCGGCGGCCCGCTCGTCTCGCCGGCCACCGAGGCGGTGGTGGTGACCCCGTCCGCCCCGATGGCCGGCATCTCCCGTGCGCTGGTGCTCTCCCCCCACGAGACGGTCCGCCTGCAACTGCGCGAGGGCTCCGGCCCGGTCGCGGTGGAGGTGGACGGCCTGGTCATCCGGGACGCCGCGACGGAGGGCGTCGTGCAGATCCGCTACCGGCACGACGCCGGCCTGGTGGTCCGCCTGGACCCGCGCCGCTACCAGGAACGCAACCAGCTGAAGCTGAGCCTGCTGGACCTGCCGCTGCTTCCCGAACAGCTCCGCGAGCTGCTGCCGGAGGGCCTGCGGGAGAGGTTCAACCGCCGCGAGCTACCCCCGCCGCGCTGA
- a CDS encoding winged helix-turn-helix domain-containing protein — MPQAPLYEQIIADVTASIRAGTLQPGDKLPSIAEMREQYQSSAWPVRYALRILEERGWIVTRQGKGSFVAPEPPA; from the coding sequence ATGCCGCAAGCACCGCTGTATGAGCAGATAATCGCCGACGTCACGGCCTCGATCCGCGCGGGCACCCTTCAGCCCGGCGACAAGCTGCCGTCTATCGCCGAGATGCGCGAGCAGTACCAATCGAGCGCCTGGCCCGTGCGATACGCGCTGCGGATCCTGGAGGAGAGAGGCTGGATCGTGACCAGGCAGGGCAAGGGCTCGTTCGTGGCGCCCGAACCGCCCGCCTGA
- the gmd gene encoding GDP-mannose 4,6-dehydratase, giving the protein MSRVALITGITGQDGSYLSELLLDKGYTVHGLKRRSSSFNTERIDRLDVHPRHPDARLFLHYSDLSDAGSLVGLLRDIQPHEIYNLGAQSHVRVSFDIPGYTADVTGMGALRLLEAARLAGVDSRFYQASSSEMFGSTPPPQREETPFHPRSPYACAKVFAYWAAINYRESYGMYCANGILFNHESPRRGENFVTRKISRAVARIEAGIQDRLYLGNLDAVRDWGYAPEYMEAVWLSLQQDRPDDFVVATGEGHTVRQFVEAAFAHVGLDWERYVMTDPAYLRPAEVDALIGDYGKARRQLGWAPKTLFGDLVRVMVDADRQLLEDERMGRLVRVDR; this is encoded by the coding sequence ATGAGTCGAGTCGCACTCATCACCGGCATCACCGGGCAGGACGGCAGCTACTTGTCGGAACTCCTGCTCGACAAGGGCTACACGGTGCACGGCCTCAAGCGCCGGTCGTCCAGCTTCAACACGGAGCGGATCGACCGGCTCGACGTCCACCCGCGGCACCCGGACGCGCGCCTGTTCCTGCACTACAGCGACCTCTCCGACGCCGGCTCGCTGGTGGGGCTGCTCCGCGACATCCAGCCACACGAGATCTACAACCTGGGGGCGCAGAGCCATGTCCGGGTGTCCTTCGACATCCCGGGCTACACCGCGGACGTCACCGGGATGGGTGCGCTGCGGCTGCTGGAGGCCGCCCGCCTCGCCGGTGTCGACAGCCGTTTCTATCAGGCGTCGTCGTCGGAAATGTTCGGCTCGACCCCGCCCCCGCAGCGCGAGGAGACCCCGTTCCACCCGCGCAGCCCGTACGCCTGCGCCAAGGTGTTCGCCTACTGGGCGGCGATCAACTACCGTGAGTCCTACGGCATGTACTGCGCCAACGGGATTCTGTTCAACCACGAGAGCCCTCGTCGGGGCGAGAACTTCGTGACCCGGAAGATCAGCCGGGCCGTTGCGCGCATCGAGGCGGGCATCCAGGACCGGCTCTACCTCGGCAACCTCGACGCGGTGCGGGACTGGGGGTACGCCCCGGAGTACATGGAGGCGGTCTGGCTGAGCCTCCAGCAGGACCGGCCGGACGACTTCGTGGTGGCCACAGGCGAGGGCCACACCGTGCGACAGTTCGTCGAGGCCGCCTTCGCCCACGTTGGTCTGGACTGGGAGAGATACGTTATGACCGACCCGGCGTATCTCCGGCCGGCCGAGGTGGACGCCCTCATCGGCGACTACGGCAAGGCTCGCCGGCAACTCGGTTGGGCCCCCAAGACCCTCTTCGGCGACCTAGTCCGGGTGATGGTGGACGCCGACCGCCAACTACTCGAGGACGAGCGGATGGGCCGGCTGGTGCGGGTGGACCGGTGA
- the pgm gene encoding phosphoglucomutase (alpha-D-glucose-1,6-bisphosphate-dependent): MSSHPRAGKPAQPADLVDVPRLVTAYYAEHPDPQDPAQQVSFGTSGHRGSSLRHAFNSDHILAVTQALCDYRREQGLDGPLFLGRDTHALSAPAAVDALEVLAANEVTVLLDGRDGYTPTPAVSHAILAHNRGRTSGLADGIVITPSHNPPDDGGFKYNPTHGGPADSDVTRWIQDRANAILADGLKEVRRIPYARARAADTTGSYDFLARYVDDLPAAIDIDAIRDAGVRIGADPLGGASVAYWGEIAERHRLDLTVVNPTVDPTWRFMTLDGDGKIRMDCSSPNAMASLIAARADYQVSTGNDADADRHGIVTPDGDLMNPNHYLAVAIGHLFRTRTQWGPAAAVGKTLVSSSMIDRVAADLGRPLLEVPVGFKWFVPGLLDGAVGFGGEESAGASFLRRDGSTWTTDKDGILLCLLAAEIIATTGRTPSQHWAELAERFGAPAYARIDAPATREQKAVLGKLSPEQVTATELAGEPITATLTTAPGNDAPIGGLKVTTESGWFAARPSGTEDVYKIYAESFQGPEHLARIQQEAKDLVSEVLERA; encoded by the coding sequence GTGAGCAGTCATCCCCGGGCCGGCAAGCCCGCCCAGCCCGCCGACCTGGTCGACGTGCCGCGGCTGGTGACCGCCTACTACGCCGAGCACCCCGATCCGCAGGACCCGGCGCAGCAGGTCTCCTTCGGCACGTCCGGGCACCGCGGGTCGAGCCTGCGCCACGCGTTCAACTCCGACCACATCCTCGCGGTCACCCAGGCGCTCTGCGACTACCGCCGCGAGCAGGGCCTGGACGGCCCGCTGTTCCTGGGCCGCGACACCCACGCGCTCTCCGCCCCGGCCGCCGTGGACGCGCTCGAGGTGCTCGCCGCCAACGAGGTCACCGTGCTGCTGGACGGCCGCGACGGCTACACGCCCACCCCGGCGGTGTCGCACGCCATCCTCGCCCACAACCGGGGGCGCACCAGCGGGCTCGCCGACGGCATCGTCATCACCCCGTCGCACAACCCGCCCGACGACGGCGGCTTCAAGTACAACCCCACCCATGGCGGCCCGGCGGACAGCGACGTCACGAGGTGGATCCAGGACCGCGCCAACGCGATCCTCGCCGACGGCCTGAAGGAGGTCCGGCGGATCCCGTACGCCCGGGCCCGCGCCGCCGACACCACCGGGTCGTACGACTTCCTCGCCCGCTACGTCGACGACCTGCCGGCGGCGATCGACATCGACGCGATCCGCGACGCCGGGGTGCGCATCGGCGCCGACCCGCTCGGCGGCGCGAGCGTGGCCTACTGGGGCGAGATCGCCGAGCGGCACCGCCTGGACCTGACCGTGGTCAACCCGACGGTCGACCCGACCTGGCGGTTCATGACCCTGGACGGCGACGGCAAGATCCGGATGGACTGCTCCTCGCCGAACGCGATGGCCTCCCTGATCGCCGCCCGCGCCGACTACCAGGTCTCCACCGGCAACGACGCCGACGCCGACCGGCACGGCATCGTCACCCCCGACGGCGACCTGATGAACCCCAACCACTACCTCGCGGTGGCGATCGGCCACCTGTTCCGCACCCGGACGCAGTGGGGGCCGGCCGCCGCGGTCGGCAAGACCCTGGTCTCCTCCTCGATGATCGACCGGGTCGCCGCGGACCTGGGTCGCCCGCTGCTGGAGGTGCCGGTCGGCTTCAAGTGGTTCGTGCCGGGGCTGCTCGACGGCGCGGTGGGCTTCGGCGGCGAGGAGAGCGCCGGCGCGTCCTTCCTGCGCCGCGACGGGAGCACCTGGACCACCGACAAGGACGGCATCCTGCTCTGCCTGCTCGCCGCCGAGATCATCGCGACCACCGGCCGCACCCCCAGCCAGCACTGGGCGGAACTGGCCGAGCGCTTCGGCGCGCCCGCGTACGCCCGCATCGACGCGCCGGCGACCCGGGAGCAGAAGGCCGTGCTCGGCAAGCTCTCACCGGAGCAGGTGACCGCCACCGAACTGGCCGGCGAGCCGATCACCGCGACCCTCACCACCGCTCCGGGCAACGACGCGCCGATCGGCGGGCTCAAGGTGACCACGGAGTCAGGCTGGTTCGCCGCCCGGCCGTCGGGCACCGAGGACGTCTACAAGATCTACGCCGAGTCCTTCCAGGGCCCGGAGCACCTGGCCCGGATCCAGCAGGAGGCGAAGGACCTGGTCTCGGAGGTCCTCGAGCGGGCCTGA
- a CDS encoding DegT/DnrJ/EryC1/StrS aminotransferase family protein encodes MTTPERYPVARPSLSELEERYLLDAYRSGWISSQGPYLSRFEELFAARCAAGTAVATGNGTVALHLVLAAAGIGPGDEVIVPALTYVATANAVTYCGAQPVFADVTPQSWCIDPEQVSALVGPRTRAVVAVDLYGHPADYAALRGLCQRHGLLLVADAAESFGAQLHGRPTGDLADATTFSFFGNKVVTSGEGGCVTTSDPALADRMRLLRNQGMDPDRRYYFPVVGYNYRLTNLAAALLCAQLERADEIIARRDAVINAYERELAEHPLLTAQPVLPGVRRAPWMAAFLVGPPGVEGPRDHLARALDLRGVDTRPFFVPLPHLPPYSGSRGDHPVTLDLARRGINLPTYADLTDVDVKTIVDRVRAALSGLTSRQ; translated from the coding sequence ATGACAACGCCGGAACGCTACCCGGTCGCCCGACCATCGCTGTCAGAGTTGGAGGAGCGGTACCTGCTTGACGCTTACCGCAGCGGCTGGATCTCCTCGCAGGGCCCCTACCTCAGCCGCTTCGAGGAACTCTTCGCCGCCCGCTGCGCGGCGGGGACGGCCGTCGCCACCGGCAACGGCACGGTGGCCCTGCACCTGGTGCTGGCAGCGGCGGGTATCGGCCCTGGGGACGAGGTGATCGTCCCCGCGCTGACCTACGTGGCCACCGCCAACGCGGTGACCTACTGCGGCGCTCAGCCGGTGTTCGCCGACGTGACACCCCAGAGCTGGTGCATCGACCCGGAGCAGGTCTCGGCCCTCGTAGGGCCACGAACCAGGGCGGTGGTGGCCGTGGACCTGTACGGTCATCCGGCCGACTACGCCGCGCTGCGGGGACTCTGCCAGCGGCACGGGCTGCTCCTCGTCGCCGATGCGGCGGAGTCCTTCGGCGCCCAGCTACACGGCCGCCCCACGGGCGACCTGGCCGACGCCACCACCTTCTCCTTCTTCGGCAACAAGGTCGTCACCTCCGGCGAGGGCGGCTGCGTCACCACCTCCGACCCGGCCCTGGCCGACCGGATGCGGCTGCTCCGCAACCAGGGGATGGACCCGGACCGCCGCTACTACTTCCCCGTCGTGGGGTACAACTACCGCCTGACCAACCTGGCCGCCGCCCTGCTCTGCGCACAGCTCGAACGCGCCGACGAGATCATCGCCCGGCGGGACGCGGTCATCAACGCCTACGAGCGGGAGCTGGCCGAGCACCCCCTGCTCACCGCGCAACCCGTCCTACCCGGGGTGCGACGAGCTCCGTGGATGGCCGCGTTCCTCGTCGGGCCGCCCGGGGTGGAGGGCCCGCGCGACCACTTGGCCCGCGCACTGGACCTGCGCGGCGTGGACACCCGCCCGTTCTTCGTGCCCCTGCCGCACCTGCCCCCATACTCGGGGTCCCGCGGCGACCACCCGGTCACGCTCGACCTGGCCCGGCGCGGGATCAACCTGCCCACGTACGCGGACCTCACCGACGTGGACGTGAAGACGATCGTCGATCGGGTCCGCGCCGCACTGTCAGGTCTCACGAGTCGCCAGTGA